agctttcccgctgcaggtgaagaccgggggcttaaacctagatccttgcacattgtaatatgtgcactcagcaaggtgtctctctttctctctctcttttttttttaagattttatttattcatgagaaatgataggggagagacagagaaaaagaaccagacatcactctggcacatgtgctgccaggaattgaacttaggacctcatgcttgagagtccaaagtcttatccactgcaccacctcctggatctctGAGTTTTCAGAGTGAAAGGTGATGAGTCTGAGGCtgtaccattttctttttttttttttttttttcctccagggtgattgctgggctcggtgcctgcaccatgaatccaccgctcctggagaccattttttccccctttttgttgcactagttgttgcagcctcgttgtggttattattgccattgttgacgttgctttgttgttggataggacagagagaaatggagagagatggggaagacagagaaggggagagaaagatagacacttgcagacctgcttcaccgcctgtgaagcgactcccctgcaggtggggagccgggggctcgaaccgggatcctcacgccggtccctgcgctttgcgccacctgcacttaacccactgcgccatgtgcgcttaacccactgcgccaccgcccgactcccaccatttTCTATTAATAGACCCACACTGTTTCTGACGATCACATGCAACTAAATTATGCTTTAACCTGATGTACATATTgccagttttttggggggtgaaatTTTCTAGATGAGACCAATTGGAAaggattatattatatattatttcagCAAGCTATGAAAAAGATATATTTTGCCTTCAAATACTTTATACAAAATTTGGTAATTCAACTAAATGCACTTAGAATTTCATCtgaggggggagtcaggtggtagcacagtgggtaaagctcacatggtgcaaagcgcagggaccggcataaggaccccggttcgagcccccagctccccacctgcaggggagtcccttcacaggtggtgaagcaggtctgcaggtgtctgtctttctctccccctctctgtcttcccctcctctctccatttctctctgtcctatccagcaccgACGACAACAACAGtcactacaataagggcaacaaaagggaaataattaaatattttttaaaatctttaaaaaaaaaattcatctcgGGTACCAGGGAGTGGCTCACCTGgtcaagtgctcacattacagggcacaagaacctaggttcaaggccccggtccccacctgcaggggggaagcttcacaagtggtgaagtagcgctgcaggggtctctgtctctctcccatctccttctcccctctcaatctctgtctctatccaataataaataaatacacaaataaataaatattctttaaatctCATCACGATGTAAATATATTACAAAATCAGTTTTTAGAGATCGAaggaattttttttgggggggaaggctTTCATTTTACATATGAGAAAACTAAACCCAGAGAGGTTAAAGGATTGATAAAGCCCAAGTGTCCACACCACTACATATTCCAACACAGAATGTCAAGCTGGCAAGTCTCTACCAAACACGAGGGTCCTCATGCCCTACACCAAGGAACTTGGGCAGTGGGATGCGGTGTCGTGCTGGCTTCGCAGGTGTCTTGCTgctgcttagttaacagtggttatgtaaacagaatacagtgtaaagcaaggggattaaaccaaatgaaacagaaggggttttcagaagcagaattagaaacataccaagaATGCGGAACCCAGATTGGACCAAATCAGAGCAGGCAACAGGGCAGCAGCCGCTCCTGACTGGCTGATttttagagaggcagaaagaaagcgaCCAGGGCACGCATGCTCCTTCCATAGGATGGGGTCAGGCCTGAGCCTCAGCAGTCACACGGCAAAGCAGCTCAATGGCTAAAGGAGCTATCCCACCAGGCCCCGGAAAGACGGCTTCTGCCTAAGGAAGCTCAGGACACCTGCCGACAGCTCACAGTCAACCCGACGCTGTGAGTCAGTGTCATCCCTCGTTCTAGTACCCTGCATCTGAGGCTTCAGTCAGCGTGAATAGAAATCAACTTCACTGCCTGTCTGAATTTTTGACCCACAAAAACTGCGAGAGCTCAATACTTAACAACTGCGTTAAGCTGGTCCGTTTTAGAATCAGCCATGTAGCTTGTTGTGCCACTATTTAAACCCTGACGGCGGCTTTCAGAACACCACTGACTGCCTTATAAACGTGCAACAGGTCTTGTAATGACACAAATGTTGTAAAGTCAAATAAAAAGTGCTGATGTCACTTACCACTCAGGGGGTACCATGCTCCCGTCCACATCCCAGAATGTGTTTTTGCCATTCATTTCGGTCGTGTACATAACCCATCGGTGCCGGCCTGAGTGGAAAGATCAAGACTTACACACATTTGAGAAAACTCACCCACCTCTACTGagtgtgagccccagcaccacatgggaacactagaCTGTGCCAGGGGAGGCCCACAGATTGTGGAGctgtatttacttaaaaaaaaaaaaagaccctctgGTGGCCCTCTCAGTTGCTGAACCAGCCGGCAGGCAGCCACAGTTCTGCTTCCTTCTACTTCTCAGATGTACACAGCACGGCAGAAGCAGCTGGCATACAGGGCCATGTGGCCACCCACACACCTTCCCTGCAGATGGCCGACATGTCCTTAGGCCCCAGAACCAGGAGCTTGGGACCTAGGCAGCGCAGAGCGATGGCTCAGTCATTCTCAAAGGGGGTGGTTCTGGCCCAGGCGCACATCTGGCAGAGTAaatctgcagatgtttctgttgCCTCAGTCGCAATAGTGGAGGAGATGCTACtgacagacacctacaggcaGGCAGGATAATCCCTTCACAGCAAAGAGTCTCGCCGAGGGAGCcgggagcgcagcaggttaagcgcacgtggcaccaagagcaaggacaggagtaaggatcccagttcgagcccccggctccccacctgcaggggagtcgcttcacaggcagtgaagcaggtctgcaggtgtctgtctttctctcccctgctctgtcttcccctcctctctccatttctctctgtcctatccaacaacaacgacattgttgttttattaacaaaaataatgacaacaataaaacaagggcaacaaatgggaaaataaataaattttttaaaagtctttatacAGTCTCGCTGAGGATGAGAAAGCTTGTactgagacaagttcctctcattcACTTCTCATTTAGTTTCGCACAGATCTATGTGGTAAGTACTATTAACAGTCTTGCTTTATGGATGAAGGAACTGAGGCCTAGCGTCGTGGGTTCCCCAGGCTGCACAGTTCAGCGCGGGAAGGAGAGGTCTGCGCCTGCACTCTGACTCCACCGCTGACAGCCCTTTGTGTCTGCAATGCACGCTGAGAGGCCTGCGTTTTCTGTTTGAGGACAACACTCTTCTCCAGCTGAAACTTCTGTACTATGCACATCCTCCACATCTAACTACGTAAAATGTACACGTCTCTTTATCCTAATAAAAACTAAGTGTTCAAAAATGTGAATTGGACCACAGAacgccagctcagacctacaggggtgcagaggttacacaggctcctgtgctgaatatgggccccaggtcaaatcgatggggtttaaagttaacaatatttagataattttcccatattcgggagctactctcttccctgatccagctttctagccctttttccaactctgacatcatctccccagacaatacctttggtccacctgcatgttagctgtcaggctcaggcaaaaactagtaaagtcatgggtcccttggaatagacctaaaatagacctaccagctttttccaaaacagagaccccaaatctccatctgcaatcgttttgcctttaggttcatgattagtcaacaatttgtttggctttgtatgttaattctttttcagccaccacgttccagatgctaacctgacgccaacttgacttccctgggcagacgaccccaccaatgtgtcctggagctccgcctctccagagccctgccccactagggaaagagagagacaggctgggggtgtggatccacctgccaacgcccatgttcagcggggaagcaattacagaagccagaccttccaccttctgcatcccacaatgaccctgggtccatgctcccagagggatagagaatgggaaagctatcaggggaggggatgggatatggagatctggtggtgggaattgtgtggagttgtgcccctcttatcctatggtattatcaatatttcaattttataaattaaaaaaattaaatgtggatTTATCAGCATACAGCGGGCATACAATgtcttttttcaaatttaatgCTGCAGTGAATATATTTGTTCTGCAAGAATATTTGTATATGAATTTTCTGAAGTGGAGATGCTACGACATAGTATGTGCAATGTAAGTTTTGGCAAATACTGTTTTCCAAAAGGATTGCAGTAGCCTCGATATTCTTACAGACGGTCTGTCAACACATGAGGAATAGTCATACTGAAATGAGTTAAAAACCTGAGGGGTGGGAGTATggcggtactgcagcgggttaagcgcaggtggcgcaaagcacaaggacgggctcaaggatcccggttcgagcccccagctccccacctgcaggggagtcgcttcacaggtggtgaagcaggtctgcaggtgtctgtctttctctccccctcctctctgtcttcccctcctctctccatttctctctgtcctatccaacaacgacaacatcagtaacaacaacaactacaacaataaaacaacaagggtaacaaaagagactatatagataaagaaatatttaaagaaaaaagaaaaaacaatactcACCAAAAAACTGCTTGTTGTCCTCATAGTACTTGTTTCCATATTTGTCTTCTCCCACCAAAGTCCCGACCCTCACATCATTCATCCTGCGAATGCgcaaaaggaagacagaaatcTTAGACGGATTCCTCGCAGGAAACAGGGATGTCAGCAAGGTGAGGGTGGCGACACGCAGACGCGCAGTGAGCTGTGAGCTGTCCGGGACATCACCTGGCCCTGCCCTTGTCCCGGGGACAGCGctgctccacttctctctcccctcaagtTCTATCTCCGGGGGACTGGAGACACCAGGAAAACAGAAATCTAACCCAGCGGAGAGGCTGGACCCCGACACACAGATACCGGTGTCTCCACAGCAGGAGCGAGACTGTCTCTCTGGGCCAGCCCTGGCTCAGGAACTGTGGGTCAGCAACGACCTTCCTGAAAGGAGAACACCGAGGTCTAAGCCGCTCCTCTCCTgtcgtgttttgttttttttttccttcccccagagcactgctcagctctggcttatggtggtgcggagggtggggggggaattgaacctgggactttggagcctcaggcacgagtgtCTCTTTACAGAACCCCCAccaactaattttttattttttttttaccagagcactgctcagctctggcttatggttgcgGAGGGGGATTGGAGCGTCAGGaatgagtttctttgcagaaccatgatgctatctacacttgcctctagtttttttttttttaagattttgatttatttattagtggaaaaaaaaaaaatgaagacagagTAAGGCATCGCTGTGGtccatgtgctgcgggggactgaactcggggccTCACGTGGGAGAGTCcagcgcttgacccactgcgccacctccccgaccactcAGATGCATCTTTAGCGGAGCAAGACTTTCAGGGTAACTTTCAGTTAAAAGTGTTtatgggggttaagcgcacgtggcacaaagggttaatggaccagcataaggatcccggttcgagccccggctccccacctgcaggggagtcacttcccaggcggtgaagcaggtctgcaggtgtctgtctttctctccccccctctgtcttccctcctctctccatttctctctgtcctatccggcaacaataataacaacaataactacaacgataaaacaacaagggcaacaaaagggaataaataaaataaatattttaagaaaatctggggggccgggtggtggcacacctggttaggcgcacatgtcataacgtgcaaggacctgggttcaagcccccagtccccacctgcagggggaaagctttaaaaaatgtcTATATGTTATGCTTTTGAGTGCCATGTCATCGAGGATTATGGGATTATATCCAATGACCCTCTACCGCGTCTTCACCCcgtagcactgctgagctctggccgatggcggtgctggggatggaacctgggcctGGGCACCTCAGGCAGCAGAGTGTTTTgcagtattgttattattactactattattattatttccccatagcactgctgagctctggccgacggcggtgctggggatggaacctggggccagggtgcctcaggcagcagagtgttttgcagtattgttgttgttgttgttattattattactactactattatttccccagagcctgcCGAGCTCTGGCGGATGGCAGGGCTGGGGACCGACCCTGGGCCCGGAGGGCATGTTGCAGCATTACTATTACTTTATTATTAGTAGTACTCCGACGGCGGGGCCGGGACCGACCCTGGGACCGGGGCGTGTTGCAGCATTACTattaattctattattattactccAAACCTGGGCCCAGGGCGTGTTGCAGCATTACTattaattctattattattactccGACCCCGGGCCCGAGGCGTGTTGCAGCACTGCTAttactctattattattattactccgACCCCGCCCCGGGCGTGTTGCAGCATTACTATTACTCTATTATTATTACTCCGACCCCGGGCCCGGGGCGTGTTGCAGCACTGCTAttactctattattattattactccgCCCCCGGGCGTGTTGCAGCATTACTATTActctattattagtagtagtagtactccGACCCCGGGCGTGTTGCAGCATTACTATTACTCTATTACTATTAGTACTCCAACCCCGGGCGTGTTGCAGCACTGCTATCACTCTATTATAAGTAATAGTACTCCGACCCCGGGCGTGTTGCAGCATTACTATTActctattattattagtagtagtactcAGACCCCGGGCGTGTTGCAGCACTGCTATCACTCTATTATTAGTAATAGTACTCCGACCCCGGGCGTGTTGCAGCATTACTATTGCTCTATTACTATTAGTAGTAGTACTCAGACCCCGGGCGTGTTGCAGCATTACTATTACTCTATTACTATTAGTACTCCAACCCCGGGCGTGTTGCAGCACTGCTATCACTCTATTATTAGTAATAGTACTCCGACCCCGGGCGTGTTGCAGCATTACTATTGCTCTATTACTATTAGTAGTAGTACTCAGACCCCGGGCGTGTTGCAGCATTACTATTACTCTATTACTATTAGTACTCCAACCCCGGGCGTGTTGCAGCACTGCTATCACTCTATTATTAGTAATAGTACTCCGCCCCCGGGCGTGTTGCAGCACTGCTATTACTCCATTACTATTATTACTCTATTAGCATTAGTATTATTACTCTGTTACTATTAGTACTCCGACGGCGGCACACTCCCCGCACGCAGGTCGCCCTCTCCCGTCAGCTCGGCGCCTCTCCCGCAGGGTCGCGAGGACCCGCCCCAAGGTcgcggggtcaggggtcaggggtcgCCCCGGGGCTGCCGGCCCGGTCTCCGGATGTCCTTGACCAGCGACCGGGTCCCTCGGGCTGACCCAGCCGGGCCGCGTCCTGAGCAGCGCCGCGGGCGCAAGTGCGGGGGGCGGCCACGCACCTACCTGAAGAACACGCGCAGGTAGCCGCGGAGGCCGCCGTGCCCGCTGACCTGCTGCAGCCCGCGCTTCAGCACCTGCACCAGCTCCATCTTGTCCGCGGGCGCAGCGTCCCCGGGGCGCCGCTCTAAACGCGCCGGGCGGAAACCGACGCGGGGCGCCTGGGATCCCACCGCGGGGAGGGCCTCGCGCAGGCGCGTGAGTCGCCGCGGGCTTTGCGCTTGCGCGGGGTtggagctacacacacacacaccccccaccccccagtgtctGGACAGGGATTGGTCGTTTCTGTCTGGACAGGGATTGGTCGTCTGCGTGGGTAAAAGGTCGCAGTTTAGAAGATTCTGCCCGCGTGCGGCCTGGTGGTGGCGCGCCGGCTACAGCACACaggctacaatgctcaaggaccggggttcaagtcccctgtccccagctgcaggggaaagctttacaagtggtgaagcagtgctgcaggtgtctctctctctcttcctatcgccTTCGCtcgcgatttctggctgtctctatccaagaaataaaagataataaaacgtAAATTAAAAGATAttcaacagggagtcaggctgtagcgcagcacatggcgcaaagcctaaggaccagcacaagaatcccggttcgagcccccggctccccacctgcagggggagtcacttcacaggcggtgaagcaggtctgcaggtgtctgtctttctctccccctctctgtcttcccctcctctctccatttctccctgtcctatccaacaacgacaacaataaccgcgataaacaacaagagcaacaaaagtgaaaaaaaaagcctccaggggtgtgggggggaaaatggcctccaggagcagcggattccaggtgccggcactgagcctcagcaataaccctggaggcaaaaaaaaaaaaaaaaaaagtatcagttcTCTTAACATTTAAGTTGAATGCTAAAACTTCAAATTGTAAACATTTaagttattaaatattttgtacaTAATAAAACTTTCTAGTGTTCCTGTTGCTATTGATGGGTGGCTACTTGTGATTAGAAATGTTGGCATGACTGCAGTGCTCCTCATTTTGTTTAGATTGACTTTGCAGAGGCCCACCTGGTGATGTGTGTTACTCTAGGCAAGGACCGGACTCAAGTTCCTGATCCCCcacagcaggaggaaagcttcaccagcctTGACACAACACCCCAACACCCCCTGTCCTAGCATgtcccctctattttttttaattttttatttattttcccttttgttacccttgtctttatattgttgttgtagtaattgttcttgttattgatatcgtcattgttagataggacagagagaaatggagagaggggaagacagggggagagaaagacagacacctgcagacctgcttcaccgcctgtgaagcgactcccctgcaggtggggagccggggttcgaaccaggatccttaggccggtccctgcgctttgcgccacctgcgcttaacccgctgcgctacagcccgactccctctctgttGATTTCTATCGCTattcaatcaaaaaaaaaaaaagtttgtcttgTAGCCTAACGTGCTATCCCAGTGACTTCTGTTGAGTGCAGCTTTTATCTGTTTTTGTTCAAgatctttatttccttatttatcttCTAAATAATTTATCAGTTTTTGAAAAT
This portion of the Erinaceus europaeus chromosome 7, mEriEur2.1, whole genome shotgun sequence genome encodes:
- the NDUFA12 gene encoding NADH dehydrogenase [ubiquinone] 1 alpha subcomplex subunit 12 → MELVQVLKRGLQQVSGHGGLRGYLRVFFRMNDVRVGTLVGEDKYGNKYYEDNKQFFGRHRWVMYTTEMNGKNTFWDVDGSMVPPEWHRWLHCMTDDPPTTKPPTVRKFIWTNHKFNVSGTPEQYVPYSTTRKKIHEWVPPTTPYK